The Pseudomonas sp. HOU2 DNA window GTGCTGGTGAATGATCAGCGGCAGTTTCGGGAAAACGATCGCGGCATCTTCATCCGTGCCGTTATCGAACATGACTTTGCAAACCACGATGGCGTTGGAGCCGTGAAGCAATTTCAGCAGTTCCGTCTTGAGCAGGGTTTCATTCAGACCTTGAGTGAGTTGCGTTGAGTTCACTTCATGCGCGCTGAGCAGATCGATTCGATAAGCGCCCGTGCTGGCCAGGCCCTCGATGTACAGCCAGACCCGTTGCTTCAAGGCAATAAACGGCCATGCCTTGACCAGAACGTTCGCGTTCCCGGTGAGCTCCATTACCAGCAATTCACCTGCGGTCGACTGTGGAACCTCGGGTCTTGGCAGCTCCGTTTCAGGGTCTTGAAAAGTGAGAATTTTCAGCGGGAGGGTTTCCGAAGCGGTCCACAAGCCATAGCGCTGGACGTCGTAATTGACCGCTACCTCGCGATTGATATTGGCGCCGACAAACGAAGGTGGCAGGTGGAACCTCACGGTGCCGGTGGCCTCGGCGGGTTTCTCCAGGTCTTCCGAAGTCCCGGCGCCTGGCGTGCCCCGCCATTTCAATCCGAGTGTGTCGAGCAAGGTGTCCATGGTCGCGTAGCTGCAATCGATGTCCACGCCATTACGTGCGTCCATTGGATTCAGCATGCCGCCGGGGGCCTGGACAACCGTAGGTGGCGGTAATTTGCCCAGAGGGATGCCGACCATCACCTCCAGAGGCGCGGAATAGCTGTATTCCCCGGAGGCAGCGTGCAGCAACGTGTAGATGACGGTCACGTAGTAGCCGATATTGGCCGAGACATAGCGTTTGTCCACGCGGAACCTTACGGGTTGGCCGACTGTTGCCAGGGTGATCGGCACGCTTGCGGTGGTGCTGCCGTAGAGGGTGACCCCGATCCAGTGGTAAGTCAGCGTATCGCCCTTGACCCAGTCCACCGGTCTGACCAGCACATGCACCAGTTTGTCTGTTTGAGACGGATCGAGAATGTCATCCGGTGCTTCTTCGACCTTGGGCGCTGGAAGCGTTGCTCGCCATGTGCCCACGCTGGCCCGCAGAAACTCGGACTCACTGGTTCCATACTGGCCGGTAGCATCGTTGAATACCCGGTATTGCAGTTTGAGGCTGCCGTTGTCCAGCGCTAAAACGTGCTCGCTGCTGACGTAAATCGTCACCTCGCCGGCTTTCTGCTCTTCACCTGAGACGGTGTGCTCTTCTTCGTGCAGATAGGCATCGTCGTTGGACTTTTTGCCCAGCCAGATCAACGTGAGGTGATCGCCATTGCGGATACCCGGGTACCTGACCACCACGGATGCCGCCATTACCGTAACCGGCAAAATGTTCCCGACCACCTCGTTGATGGTCGGAGCCGGCAGCAAAGACGGATTACCGATCACCGTAGCGAAGGTGCGCCTGGAATAAAGCGTCGGGCTGCCATCCTGCTTGCGCAATGCATAGGAGGCGTCGAGGGTGCCTTGGGCAAAGAGTTTCACGAACTCGTAGGCAACCGGGATCTCATGCAAATAGGGCGGGTTGCGGACGATGGCTTCAACGCTGAATGTCTGAGGTGGTCTGCCGGGAATCGGAGTGCCAACTACAGTGATCACGAGCGTGTCACCGGCAGTGAAGACGTCGTTGGATTTGATCAGGATCTGCAGGGTGACCGGGTTGGCATCCAGGTCCGCAAGGATGATTTTCCCGTCATCCGCTTCCTTGATGATGAGCGCATCGAGACGTGATACCCCGGCATCGACCTTTACGGTCGTGGCCTCTGACCACTTCACGCTCCAGTTGTAAACCACATCGCAAACATCGTAGTGGATCTTCATTGCCGCACTGTCACCGGCAGTGAGGATATCTTCGGGCCGGGCCATGACGACAATGTCGACGGTGCCTTCCACTTCTGCCTCTGTCAGCACATGTGGCAGAAGAAAAACGCTACCCCACATTGCGAGAATGATGTCGCCCTCCGCGATATTCGGATAGCGCGTGATGGTCATTGGCACGCCCGTGTCGAGCCACGGCTTGGTCACACCGTTATCGATGACATCCTGCGGTAACCCGACCATCTTCAGCTCCGAATGCCAAGGCTCGAAGGGACGCGTGTCGTCACCGGCCGGGTCGTCGATTTCCAGCAACAGCGTCAATTTGGCCGATGGATCGTCGGGCACGGTTTCGCCGGCCCGGGTCAACAGGTAGTGGCAGGTGAATAATCCCGGTAGCAACCCGTCCTTGGGAGCGAAGAAGAACCATCGCTGATTGAGGTGTTCATCGCTGACCTTGAGTTCGGCGACCTTTTCGTCATTCAGGAAAACTTCCAGCAGATCATCGATCGCCATGCCTAGGTAGGGGTCGATAAGGGCAAACAGACCGTCAGGGAACGCCTCAAATGCTTTTTTGTTGATCCCTCCGTCAGCACCCGGCACCGGGATGACCATGTCGGCGAAGTAGGGTGGGTACAATCCTGACAACGGGGCGGGCAGTTCATTGCGACTGGGGAACAGGGACCGACGGAAAGTGAACATGATCAACTCCATCCAGATTGGTGCACCCGTGAACTCAAGGATTTCTGGCTCTGAAAGTTCGAGCTGTGGATCAGGGGCAGGAGTGATTTAAGGCCTGAAGGGGAGGGACTGGCTACTGTCAGAAATAACAGGTGGGCGGGTATATCCGATGAACGGTTGGTCGCTTTTACGAGAGTGAGAGCAGGGTGAAATCAGGGATTGCGCAAGGTTTTCTGTTTGAGGATATACACCGTCACCAATACCGCGCTGGTCAACATGAACCCCCGCGCCCACGGCAGTGGCACCAGGTAGCACGAGAACAGAATGCTCGCCCACATCAAGCCGATCGCGTAGACCTTGCCCTTGAGCGGTATGCCGTTGCCGTCGAGGTAGTCGCGAATCCATGGCCCGAGCTTCGGGTGCTCGATCAGCCATTGATAGAAACGCGGAGAGCTGCGCGCGAAACAGGCGGCCGCCAGCAAAAGGAAAGGGGTGGTGGGCAGCACGGGCAGGAAAATCCCGATCACCCCCAATGCCACGCTGAGCCAGCCGACGGCCAGCAAGAAGTAGCGCAACATCAGGGAGCGGTTGCCTATGGGGTTGTCCATAGGCCGGATCTTAGTGGTGACGTGGCTTGAGGATCGCCGGTTTTTCGTCTGGCGCCTGGCACAGCAGGTACAGCGCGGTCAGGGCTTCCGGGATCTGCACGATCATGTCGTCCATCAGGTTGGCGTCCTTGGCGATGTCTTCGAACTCTGGCTGCTCGTCGAACAAGCCCGAACCGACCATGATCGGCAGGAGCATTTCGCTGACTTCTTCTTCGGCGGTCTCGAACCAGGCCGCTTCACGCAGGAACACGCCTTCCATGAAGCCGATGCACCAGCCGCGCAGTTCGGAGTCGTCCGGCTCGTCGCCCAGGTCCAGGTCGCACGGCAGTTCGAATTCTTCGTCGGACGCCAGTTGACGGGCGATGTGCGCCTTGAGGCCGATCAGCGTGGCCTCGATCTCTTCGCGCTGGGCCTCGCTGCTGTAATGCGGCTCTTCGGCGAACAGGGCGTCGATCCACTCACGCTCCGGTACATCTTCTGCACAGATCGACAGGGCGGTCAGGTAACCGTGGGCGGCCACGTAATCCAGCGCCTCTTCGTGCAGCTCGTCGGCGTCGAGAAAGACTTGCAGGCGGGTTAGTTGCTCAGCGAAGGACATTACGGGGCTACCTTGGGGGAATAAACAATGCGGGAATTCTAGGCCTTCTTGCGCGCTCAAGCCAGCCGCACGGCAGATTTGCCCCGCCACGGCCCGCAGATCCACCGCCCATCCCTGTAGGAGCTGCCGAAGGCTGCGATCTTTTAATTTTGTTTTTCAAGATCCAGATCAAGATCAAAAGATCGCAGCCTTCGGCAACTCCAACAGAAGATGAGTCTTCTCAGCGGCACCCCCTGCCGGGGAGGGCTCGGGTATACTGCCGCGTTTTGCGCTCCCTGCTCGTATTGCGGTGGTCTGGCAATGCGCTCTTACGTTTTGTTTAAGCAGCTGTGGCTGTCCTGAACCAGCCTGTGCAGGGATGTTTCGGTAGATTTTTGGAGTTTTTATGCTCGAACAGGCTCAACGCGTCCTCAAAGACATCTTCGGCTACGACAGTTTCCGTGGCCGTCAGGGTGCAATCATTGAGCGCGTGGCCAGCGGCGGTGATGCGCTGGTGCTGATGCCTACCGGTGGCGGCAAGTCCCTGTGTTTCCAGGTGCCGGCGCTGCTGCGCGAAGGCCTGGCGGTGGTGGTGTCGCCGTTGATCGCCTTGATGGACGATCAGGTCGCCACCCTCGAAGAGCTGGGCGTGGCCGCCGCTGCACTGAACTCCACCTTGAGCGCCGAACAGCAGCGCGATCTGGCGGCACGGATCAAACGCGGCGAAGTGAAAATGCTCTATCTGGCGCCGGAGCGACTGGTGCAGCCGCGCATGCTGTCGTTCCTGCAGGGCTTGAACATTGCTTTGTTCGCCATCGACGAAGCGCACTGCGTGTCGCAATGGGGCCACGACTTCCGTCCGGAATACCTGCAATTGGGCCAGTTGGCGGAAATGTTCCCCGACGTGCCGCGCATCGCCCTGACCGCCACCGCCGACAAGCGCACCCGCGAAGAAATCGTCACCCGCCTGCACCTGCAGAACGCCGAGCGCTTTCTGTCGAGCTTCGACCGGCCCAACATCTTTTACCGCATCGTGCCCAAGGAGCAGCCGCGCAAGCAGTTGCTGGCGTTCCTCGCCGAGCGGCGCAGCGATGCCGGCATCGTCTATTGCCTGTCGCGCAAGAAGGTCGAGGAAGTTGCCGCGTTTCTCAGCGAGCAGGGCTTCCCGGCGCTGCCGTATCACGCCGGTTTGCCCAATGATCTGCGCGCCTACCACCAGAAGCGCTTCCTCAACGAGGAAGGCCTGATCATGGTCGCCACCGTGGCGTTCGGCATGGGCATCGACAAGCCCAACGTGCGTTTCGTCGCGCACCTCGACCTGCCGAAATCCCTTGAGGCCTATTACCAGGAAACCGGGCGCGGCGGCCGTGATGGCCTGCCGGCGGACGCGTGGATGGCCTACGGTTTGCAGGACGTGGTGATGCTCAAGCAGATGCTGCAGAACTCCGAAGGCGATGAGCGTCACAAGCGTCTGGAGCAGCACAAGCTCGACGCCATGCTCTCGCTCTGCGAAGAAACCCGCTGCCGCCGGCAGACCCTGCTGGCGTACTTCGACGAAGACATGCCCGAGCCGTGCGGCCACTGCGACAATTGCGTCGACGGTGTGCAGACCTGGGACGCCACCGAGCCGGCGCGCCAGGCGCTGTCGGCGATCTATCGCACCGGCCAGCGCTATGGCGTCGGCCACTTGGTGGACGTGTTGCTGGGCAAGGACAACGAGAAGGTGCGCAGCTTCGGCCATCAGCATCTGTCGGTGTACGGCGTCGGTAAGGCGCTGAGCGAGAGCGAATGGCGCTCGTTGTTCCGGCAACTGGTGGCGCGTGGTCTGGCCGATGTCGATCACGAGGGCTACGGAGGCCTGCGCCTGAGCGACACCTGCCGGCCATTGCTCAAGGGCGAAGTGACCCTGGAACTGCGCCGCGATCTCAAGCCGCAGGTCACCGCCAAGACCGCCAGCAAGAGCCCGGCCAGTCAGCTGGTGCGTGGCGAAGAGCGCGAACAGTGGGAAGCCCTGCGTGCACTGCGGCGCAAACTCGCCGAGGAGCATGGTGTGCCGCCGTACGTCATCTTCCCCGACTCGACCCTGCTGGAAATGCTCCGCAGTCAGCCGACCTCGCTGGCCGACATGGCGCGGGTCAGCGGCGTTGGTGCACGCAAGCTGGAGCGTTACGGCGAGGCTTTCCTCGAAGTACTTGGCGGCGAGGCCGAAGCGCCGAAAGCGGTGGCCGACGTGCGCCACGAACTTATCACCCTGGCCCGCGCCGGCATGACCCCGATGCAGATCGCCGGGCAACTGCAGTGCTCGGAAAAGAACGTCTACACCATGCTCGCCGAGGCCATTGGCAAACAGCAGTTATCGCTGGAGCAGGCCTTGGACTTGCCGGAAGAACTGATGGGCGAAGTGCAGGACGCGTTCCTCGACGGCGAGGGCGAGTTACCGTCGGTCGCCGAAGTGGCCGAACTGTTCGCCGGTCGAGTTCCGGAAGGCGTTCTTTACTGCGTAAGGGCTGCGTTGCAATCCGAGTTTGAAATGTAAGAGGGCGTTTGCGCCAACCGTCAGGCAGTTGTAACGATTCAGTACAGGTCGGCTCTTGCCTATAGCTAAATGTCATGCTTAGCTGACTAATAATTAGTTTTTCTCTATTTGTCAGTCTACTCATGAGTGTTTTATGCCGTTAACCGATCAACACCGCTTTGGCATGCAATTGGCCCAGATGTCCCGAGGCTGGCGTGCCGAACTGGATCGCCGGCTGGCTGGTCTGGGCTTGTCCCAGGCGCGCTGGCTGGTGCTGCTGCATCTGGCGCGTTTCGAAGACGCGCCGACCCAACGCGAGCTGGCGCAAAGCGTCGGTGTCGAAGGGCCGACCCTCGCGCGCTTGCTCGACAGCCTGGAAAGCCAGGGCCTGGTGCAACGTCAGTCGGTGATGGAAGAC harbors:
- a CDS encoding Ig-like domain repeat protein codes for the protein MFTFRRSLFPSRNELPAPLSGLYPPYFADMVIPVPGADGGINKKAFEAFPDGLFALIDPYLGMAIDDLLEVFLNDEKVAELKVSDEHLNQRWFFFAPKDGLLPGLFTCHYLLTRAGETVPDDPSAKLTLLLEIDDPAGDDTRPFEPWHSELKMVGLPQDVIDNGVTKPWLDTGVPMTITRYPNIAEGDIILAMWGSVFLLPHVLTEAEVEGTVDIVVMARPEDILTAGDSAAMKIHYDVCDVVYNWSVKWSEATTVKVDAGVSRLDALIIKEADDGKIILADLDANPVTLQILIKSNDVFTAGDTLVITVVGTPIPGRPPQTFSVEAIVRNPPYLHEIPVAYEFVKLFAQGTLDASYALRKQDGSPTLYSRRTFATVIGNPSLLPAPTINEVVGNILPVTVMAASVVVRYPGIRNGDHLTLIWLGKKSNDDAYLHEEEHTVSGEEQKAGEVTIYVSSEHVLALDNGSLKLQYRVFNDATGQYGTSESEFLRASVGTWRATLPAPKVEEAPDDILDPSQTDKLVHVLVRPVDWVKGDTLTYHWIGVTLYGSTTASVPITLATVGQPVRFRVDKRYVSANIGYYVTVIYTLLHAASGEYSYSAPLEVMVGIPLGKLPPPTVVQAPGGMLNPMDARNGVDIDCSYATMDTLLDTLGLKWRGTPGAGTSEDLEKPAEATGTVRFHLPPSFVGANINREVAVNYDVQRYGLWTASETLPLKILTFQDPETELPRPEVPQSTAGELLVMELTGNANVLVKAWPFIALKQRVWLYIEGLASTGAYRIDLLSAHEVNSTQLTQGLNETLLKTELLKLLHGSNAIVVCKVMFDNGTDEDAAIVFPKLPLIIHQHYEYVTPVITTVKTAQGTVIPEAGQTYDKRVTIEGTATRAEEVDVQINGVSKGMPSVDASSKWTLTVDLIEGLQRVEAIALYDVDDKISEPRTFTIAVATKPSITAVTDANGPVDDNDTTYFTEVAVSVHADSHQVVQLYDGATAIGNPITLGGNGEGSTRLQNLTPRTYPVKAKATYGDQLESTVRTFKVAQATAPAISGVRDSKGDISNNGTTFETDVDIFGTAVANQRIQIYNGTTPIAPDTPVDNNRNWTKTLTNLTPSVYRISAKGLYGSQPESAVRVFTVLEALAPIISLISDSKGEIPPNGTTFDATVTVTGTASNGQSVQIYDNNTAVAPVTPVDSSGNWTKTLTGLSAITHTIKARALYGTQPESATRAFTVAVSTTPRIVSVTDVKGSIGHNGTTYESEVTVTVSADSNQRVQLYDGAAPIGAPIPLGLNGSGSIRLASLSQNTTYTLKAKALYGGQLESPLHSFTVRAHRTTTLTSVRHSGGELGPGGTTTDTSVVVSGAATPLYSVQIFLNNVAGQTVPANGSGDWSLSLGIHLGSNTVYAKSVANNQQTASRSFIRENPLAPLNFNTSPVTLGGKTYIIPGNPEVLPAFDSGNSVRHQASGGLPGYTYVSSNTGVAVVDGTGLVTVRGRGVATITARDSANQSKSYNVTVTNVIHCIGLGNATWGQANSSAASAGARIPSMAELYEIHVAYGSRWPMGNYHYWSTDDSNYWWPYPAKKTRYLVSGGEGSATTGGGYSNVVGIR
- a CDS encoding YbaN family protein, which translates into the protein MDNPIGNRSLMLRYFLLAVGWLSVALGVIGIFLPVLPTTPFLLLAAACFARSSPRFYQWLIEHPKLGPWIRDYLDGNGIPLKGKVYAIGLMWASILFSCYLVPLPWARGFMLTSAVLVTVYILKQKTLRNP
- a CDS encoding YecA family protein, which translates into the protein MSFAEQLTRLQVFLDADELHEEALDYVAAHGYLTALSICAEDVPEREWIDALFAEEPHYSSEAQREEIEATLIGLKAHIARQLASDEEFELPCDLDLGDEPDDSELRGWCIGFMEGVFLREAAWFETAEEEVSEMLLPIMVGSGLFDEQPEFEDIAKDANLMDDMIVQIPEALTALYLLCQAPDEKPAILKPRHH
- the recQ gene encoding DNA helicase RecQ — protein: MLEQAQRVLKDIFGYDSFRGRQGAIIERVASGGDALVLMPTGGGKSLCFQVPALLREGLAVVVSPLIALMDDQVATLEELGVAAAALNSTLSAEQQRDLAARIKRGEVKMLYLAPERLVQPRMLSFLQGLNIALFAIDEAHCVSQWGHDFRPEYLQLGQLAEMFPDVPRIALTATADKRTREEIVTRLHLQNAERFLSSFDRPNIFYRIVPKEQPRKQLLAFLAERRSDAGIVYCLSRKKVEEVAAFLSEQGFPALPYHAGLPNDLRAYHQKRFLNEEGLIMVATVAFGMGIDKPNVRFVAHLDLPKSLEAYYQETGRGGRDGLPADAWMAYGLQDVVMLKQMLQNSEGDERHKRLEQHKLDAMLSLCEETRCRRQTLLAYFDEDMPEPCGHCDNCVDGVQTWDATEPARQALSAIYRTGQRYGVGHLVDVLLGKDNEKVRSFGHQHLSVYGVGKALSESEWRSLFRQLVARGLADVDHEGYGGLRLSDTCRPLLKGEVTLELRRDLKPQVTAKTASKSPASQLVRGEEREQWEALRALRRKLAEEHGVPPYVIFPDSTLLEMLRSQPTSLADMARVSGVGARKLERYGEAFLEVLGGEAEAPKAVADVRHELITLARAGMTPMQIAGQLQCSEKNVYTMLAEAIGKQQLSLEQALDLPEELMGEVQDAFLDGEGELPSVAEVAELFAGRVPEGVLYCVRAALQSEFEM
- a CDS encoding MarR family transcriptional regulator, producing the protein MPLTDQHRFGMQLAQMSRGWRAELDRRLAGLGLSQARWLVLLHLARFEDAPTQRELAQSVGVEGPTLARLLDSLESQGLVQRQSVMEDRRAKKIVLCAPALPLIEQIETIATQLRHELFEGVDEADLKVCMRVHGHILANLEKS